A stretch of DNA from Longimicrobiaceae bacterium:
CTGATCCTGGACATCTTCGCCACGCGCGCCCGCAGCAGCGAGGCCAAGGCGCAGGTGGAGCTGGCGCAGCTCCAGTACACGCGCCCCCGCCTGAAGCGCATGTGGACGCACCTTTCCCGCGTGCGCGGCGGCGTGGGCATGCGCGGACCCGGCGAGACGCAGCTGGAGACGGACCGGCGGATGATCGACCACCGCATCTCGCGGCTCAAGGAAGAGCTGGAGCGGGTGTCGCAGCAGCGGGCCACGCAGCGCAAGGGCCGCACGGGCCAGCTCCGCGCGTCGCTGGTGGGCTACACCAACGCCGGCAAGTCGTCGATCCTGCGCAAGTTCAGCGGCACGGACGTCTTCGTCGAAGACCGGCTGTTCGCCACGCTCGACCCCACCACCCGCGCCATCGAGGTGGGCGAGGGGTCCGAGGTGCTGCTCACGGACACGGTGGGCTTCATCCGCAAGCTGCCGCACCATCTGGTCGCGTCGTTCCGCGCCACGCTGGAGGAGGCGGGCGAGGCGGACCTGCTGCTGCACGTGATCGACGCGTCGCACGCGAGCTGGGAGGAGCAGAAGGAGGTGGTGGAGGGCGTGCTGGCCGACCTGGGCCTCCGCGACCGCCCGTCTGTGCTCGTCTTCAACAAGATCGACCGCCTCACGCACGACGAGGAGAAGGCGCTGCGCGACCGCTCGGCTTCGTACGAGGGGACTCCGGCCATCTTCATCTCCACCTTCGAGGAGGGCGGGATGGAGCCGCTGCGGCAGCTGCTGCTGGAGCGCGTGCAGACGCTGCGGCCCGACGTGCGCGTCACACTGTCGTCCGCGCAGGGCGGGCTGCTGGCCGAGATCTACCGCGAGGGCGAGGTGCTTTCGCGCGAGGACCGCGGCAGCGAGATCGTGCTGCGCGCGCGCCTGCCCGCCAGCACCATCGGGCGGCTGCGCACGCGCGGGGCGGCCATCTAC
This window harbors:
- the hflX gene encoding GTPase HflX; amino-acid sequence: MPKEKAILMGAPLKSESQHVTEEHLEELARLADTAGVEVGGSLVQRIDHPNRATYIGEGKAEELKQLAEVEGATLIIFDDELSPTQGRNLEEAIGTRVMDRAELILDIFATRARSSEAKAQVELAQLQYTRPRLKRMWTHLSRVRGGVGMRGPGETQLETDRRMIDHRISRLKEELERVSQQRATQRKGRTGQLRASLVGYTNAGKSSILRKFSGTDVFVEDRLFATLDPTTRAIEVGEGSEVLLTDTVGFIRKLPHHLVASFRATLEEAGEADLLLHVIDASHASWEEQKEVVEGVLADLGLRDRPSVLVFNKIDRLTHDEEKALRDRSASYEGTPAIFISTFEEGGMEPLRQLLLERVQTLRPDVRVTLSSAQGGLLAEIYREGEVLSREDRGSEIVLRARLPASTIGRLRTRGAAIYEGHA